A region from the Candidatus Limnocylindria bacterium genome encodes:
- a CDS encoding thiamine pyrophosphate-dependent enzyme, with amino-acid sequence MSVNTPVKLTIKDYKSELHNDWCAGCVAPDTRIVMEDSTSKPIGEVKVGDRVLGHDGKGHVVTEVMSHEHPDTLHRVRVKSFGELFITSDHPMYVVRRQRRKRVNTSWTPEWVPAGEVRPGDYLAYPRVTAGVDIESLPLAYTRKKKDTRSKPLPGTITVNDDFLRLAGYYVAEGYRHERSLVMTFGSHEHPLIDDAVALVGKVSELSARTVDRSDKGSVDVLVDSSYLAEIFSEWFGSGAESKRIPEPLMSLPASRQRELIRGLWLGDGWRNDTKGHFKTISAVLAQQVKTLLIRQGAVPTISPQPARPGHRRAYAVEVVSVRDYNIVRSILGEPLRERGKGKPPMCIDESYVYLPIRKNEVVPYDGMVHNLEVADVHSYVTEAGALHNCGDFGILTSIQMALAQQQLDPDKVAVFSGIGCSGKTPHYINAYGFHTLHGRVLTVATGARLANTNQTVLALGGDGDGYGIGAGYFVGAGRRNVDFAYIVHNNNVYGLTKGQASPTLAKGKKTKSMPEQSIQDGINPVAMAIASGYTFIARAYALEPKYTAGIIARAMQHRGAALVDVLQTCPTYNDLYTKEWYEGADLPEKRSRLYKLEEQGFDGKVQDPTDKQEIIAKKAAAVARSYEDEPIPIGVYYEIDLPTYEDEVFRRIPALKETPLVDQNSFERDVNPLLEAMR; translated from the coding sequence ATGTCCGTTAACACTCCGGTGAAGCTCACGATCAAGGACTACAAGTCCGAGCTGCATAACGATTGGTGCGCGGGCTGTGTCGCTCCCGACACGCGCATCGTCATGGAAGACAGCACCAGCAAACCGATCGGCGAAGTCAAAGTCGGCGATCGCGTACTGGGACATGACGGCAAGGGTCACGTGGTCACGGAGGTCATGTCACACGAGCATCCCGACACCCTTCACCGTGTGCGCGTAAAGAGCTTCGGCGAGCTGTTCATCACGTCCGATCACCCGATGTACGTCGTCCGACGCCAGCGCCGCAAGCGCGTGAATACGAGCTGGACTCCAGAGTGGGTCCCAGCCGGAGAGGTCCGGCCCGGCGATTACTTGGCGTATCCACGTGTCACCGCGGGCGTCGACATTGAGTCCTTGCCGCTGGCTTACACGAGGAAAAAGAAGGACACTCGGAGCAAGCCGCTGCCTGGAACGATCACTGTCAACGATGATTTCCTGCGGCTCGCCGGCTACTACGTGGCGGAAGGCTATCGGCACGAGCGCTCGCTCGTGATGACGTTTGGCTCCCACGAGCACCCCCTGATCGATGATGCCGTCGCTTTGGTCGGCAAGGTCAGCGAACTCAGTGCCCGAACTGTCGACCGGAGCGATAAGGGATCGGTCGACGTCTTGGTCGACTCGAGCTACCTGGCTGAGATCTTCTCCGAATGGTTCGGATCGGGTGCGGAGAGCAAGCGGATCCCTGAACCACTGATGTCTCTACCCGCTTCACGTCAACGAGAGCTCATTCGCGGACTCTGGCTGGGCGATGGATGGCGCAACGACACGAAGGGCCACTTCAAGACGATCTCGGCGGTCCTTGCGCAGCAGGTGAAGACGCTTCTCATCCGCCAGGGCGCGGTTCCGACCATCAGCCCTCAGCCCGCGCGCCCGGGTCACCGGAGGGCATACGCGGTCGAAGTTGTCAGTGTTCGCGACTACAACATCGTGAGATCGATCCTCGGCGAGCCGCTGCGCGAGCGTGGCAAGGGCAAGCCGCCCATGTGCATCGACGAGAGTTACGTCTACCTGCCGATCAGGAAGAACGAGGTCGTCCCCTACGACGGGATGGTCCACAACCTCGAGGTGGCTGACGTGCACTCGTACGTGACCGAGGCTGGCGCGCTTCACAACTGCGGAGATTTCGGCATCCTCACCAGCATCCAGATGGCGCTCGCGCAACAGCAGCTCGACCCCGACAAGGTCGCGGTGTTCTCGGGCATCGGCTGCTCTGGAAAGACCCCGCACTACATCAACGCCTACGGGTTCCACACGCTGCACGGCCGCGTCCTGACGGTCGCGACCGGCGCGCGTCTCGCGAATACGAACCAGACGGTGCTCGCGCTCGGCGGCGACGGCGATGGGTACGGCATCGGCGCCGGCTACTTCGTCGGCGCGGGCCGTCGCAACGTCGACTTCGCATACATCGTCCACAACAACAACGTCTACGGACTCACCAAGGGCCAGGCGTCACCAACGCTGGCGAAGGGCAAGAAGACGAAGTCGATGCCCGAGCAGTCGATCCAGGACGGCATCAACCCGGTCGCGATGGCGATCGCCTCCGGCTACACGTTCATCGCGCGGGCGTACGCGCTCGAGCCGAAGTACACCGCAGGCATCATCGCGCGCGCGATGCAGCACCGCGGCGCGGCGCTGGTGGACGTGCTGCAGACGTGCCCGACGTACAACGACCTCTACACGAAGGAGTGGTATGAGGGCGCGGATCTTCCCGAGAAGCGCTCGCGCCTGTACAAGCTCGAGGAGCAGGGTTTCGACGGCAAGGTGCAGGACCCGACCGACAAGCAGGAGATCATCGCGAAGAAGGCCGCCGCGGTCGCACGAAGCTACGAGGACGAGCCCATCCCGATCGGCGTGTACTACGAGATCGACCTCCCGACGTACGAGGACGAGGTCTTCCGCCGGATCCCGGCTCTGAAAGAGACGCCGCTCGTAGACCAGAACTCCTTCGAGCGCGACGTCAACCCGCTCCTCGAGGCGATGCGCTAG
- a CDS encoding 2-oxoacid:acceptor oxidoreductase subunit alpha — MQKNRLTWMIGGPQGSGINASAEVFAKACSRAGLRVYANIEYHSNIMGKHSFYRVRVDDEDIRSYRDTADILVALDDETLTGDGHHRRWPTHFGHLHEINEGGGVIYDSEIEFKPADSKRTDLRFYAVPFMEIIKKALEEVGKGEQARRYEVMKNTVGLGASLALCDYPFDLVAEVIRSQFKGKRSEVGELNVRAARLAFEHVKQHESAKDFPYTLKPGAEPKARILAKGYEIAAIAKLKAGCSFQTYYPISPATDESVFLERHQRDFNLLVVQCEDEISSINMAVGAAHMGVRVATATSGPGFALMVEGIGFASITEAPGPVLVLYQRGGPSTGMPTRQEQGDLQFALHPAQGDFPHIVTAPGDLRESYQDIFSAFNWAERYQMPIIVLSDKKLASVYTTIDKLELKYDKIDRGERFSGSEWTAVDAKGPNDSANGHNGKDGKAVQEYLRYALTKDGISPRSRPGIAGGRFWVTSDEHDPDGHITEGVEMRMAMMHKRMGKLALAQKAIPQDQQYTLHGPADAELTVLAWGSTKGTILDAIKVLEGRGKKINFLQCRLMKPFPAEAVGNILRKAKRIVSLEENYSGQLASLVTEHTGVIIKDRINKYDGRPFSEDEVVRALESAYVGGKAEPVVTHVR; from the coding sequence GTGCAGAAGAATCGCCTCACCTGGATGATCGGCGGACCCCAGGGGAGCGGCATCAACGCCTCAGCCGAAGTGTTCGCGAAGGCCTGTTCGAGGGCCGGTCTACGCGTGTACGCGAATATCGAATACCACTCCAACATCATGGGCAAGCACTCGTTCTATCGCGTGCGCGTCGACGACGAGGACATCCGCTCCTACCGCGACACGGCTGACATCCTGGTCGCGCTCGACGACGAGACGCTCACGGGCGACGGACACCATCGCCGCTGGCCGACGCACTTCGGCCATCTCCACGAGATCAACGAGGGCGGCGGCGTCATCTACGACAGCGAGATCGAGTTCAAGCCCGCGGACAGCAAGCGCACGGACCTGCGCTTCTACGCGGTCCCGTTCATGGAGATCATCAAGAAGGCGCTCGAAGAGGTCGGCAAGGGCGAGCAGGCGCGGCGCTACGAGGTCATGAAGAACACCGTGGGACTCGGCGCGTCGCTCGCGCTGTGCGACTACCCCTTCGACCTCGTCGCCGAAGTGATCCGCAGCCAGTTCAAGGGCAAGCGCTCCGAGGTCGGCGAGCTCAACGTCCGCGCCGCGCGCCTCGCCTTCGAGCACGTGAAGCAGCACGAGAGCGCGAAGGACTTCCCGTACACGCTCAAGCCCGGTGCGGAACCGAAGGCGCGCATCCTCGCGAAGGGCTACGAGATCGCCGCGATCGCGAAGCTGAAGGCGGGCTGCTCGTTCCAGACCTACTACCCCATCTCGCCCGCGACCGACGAGAGCGTGTTCCTCGAGCGGCACCAGCGCGACTTCAATCTGCTCGTCGTGCAGTGCGAGGACGAGATCAGCTCGATCAACATGGCGGTCGGTGCCGCGCACATGGGCGTGCGCGTCGCGACGGCGACGAGCGGGCCCGGTTTCGCGCTCATGGTGGAGGGCATCGGCTTCGCCTCGATCACGGAAGCGCCGGGCCCGGTGCTCGTGCTGTACCAGCGCGGCGGGCCGTCGACCGGGATGCCAACGCGGCAGGAACAGGGTGACCTGCAGTTCGCGCTGCACCCGGCGCAGGGTGACTTCCCGCACATCGTCACCGCGCCGGGCGATCTCCGCGAGTCGTACCAGGACATCTTCTCGGCCTTCAACTGGGCGGAGCGTTACCAGATGCCGATCATCGTCCTGTCGGACAAGAAGCTCGCGTCGGTCTACACGACGATCGACAAGCTCGAGCTGAAGTACGACAAGATCGATCGCGGCGAGCGCTTCAGCGGCAGCGAGTGGACCGCCGTCGACGCGAAGGGCCCGAACGACAGCGCGAACGGTCACAACGGCAAGGACGGCAAGGCCGTCCAGGAATACCTCCGGTACGCGCTGACGAAGGACGGCATCTCGCCGCGCAGCCGGCCGGGCATCGCGGGCGGACGTTTCTGGGTGACATCGGACGAGCACGACCCTGATGGGCACATCACCGAGGGCGTCGAAATGCGCATGGCGATGATGCATAAGCGCATGGGCAAGCTCGCGCTCGCGCAGAAGGCGATCCCCCAGGATCAGCAGTACACGCTGCACGGACCCGCGGACGCCGAACTCACGGTGCTCGCATGGGGCTCAACGAAGGGCACGATCCTTGACGCGATCAAGGTGCTCGAGGGTCGGGGCAAGAAGATCAACTTCCTGCAGTGCCGGCTGATGAAGCCGTTCCCCGCTGAGGCGGTGGGCAACATCCTCCGCAAGGCGAAACGGATCGTGAGCTTGGAGGAGAACTACTCGGGGCAGCTCGCGTCACTCGTGACCGAGCACACCGGCGTGATCATCAAAGACCGCATCAACAAGTACGACGGCCGGCCGTTCAGCGAGGACGAGGTCGTGCGTGCGCTCGAGAGTGCGTATGTGGGTGGCAAGGCCGAGCCGGTGGTGACGCATGTCCGTTAA
- a CDS encoding aspartate ammonia-lyase — MAARREKDTLGEIDVPSDALWGAQTQRAIENYPISGYKPFPAFIHAMVRVKRAGALANAEAGRLEPKRRDAIVAACDEILAGKHMDQFVVDVFHSGAGVSLHMNVNEVLANRANQICGGGLGTYEHVNPNDHVNMSQSTNDVTPTAMRLAHLELTKTVCEELDKLADALAAKAARYANVVKPGRTHLQDAVPITYGQEIGGWGSRIKGAAARLRAGRTELCELGIGGTAAGTGLNADPQFRERVCRYLAEWYGEPIVPTKDLFASMQSMAPFVRISSGMRTASIELSQMCNDIRILVSGPRTGFGELVIPAVQPGSSIMPGKINPAIAEMVNQVCFQVIGNDATVAWGAQAGQLELNVMMPGINYAVCFSATILANAVRQLRTRTIEGMRVDEARVKELMDSSPSLIVTALTPHVGYAKSAALVKRALAERRPLIDVALDEKVLPEDKLRKILDALPMTKGGVQ, encoded by the coding sequence ATGGCGGCGCGTCGGGAGAAAGACACACTCGGAGAGATCGACGTCCCTTCCGACGCGTTATGGGGAGCGCAGACGCAGCGAGCCATCGAGAACTACCCGATCTCCGGGTACAAACCTTTTCCTGCGTTCATTCATGCCATGGTGCGCGTGAAGCGTGCCGGGGCCCTCGCGAACGCCGAGGCCGGTCGTCTGGAGCCCAAACGACGCGACGCGATCGTGGCTGCCTGCGACGAGATCCTCGCCGGAAAGCACATGGATCAGTTCGTTGTCGATGTGTTCCATTCGGGCGCGGGCGTGTCGCTGCACATGAACGTGAACGAGGTGCTCGCCAATCGCGCGAACCAGATCTGCGGTGGCGGCCTCGGCACGTATGAGCACGTCAACCCGAACGACCACGTGAACATGAGCCAGTCGACGAACGACGTGACGCCGACCGCGATGCGCCTCGCGCATCTCGAGCTCACGAAGACGGTCTGCGAGGAGCTCGACAAGCTCGCCGACGCGCTCGCAGCGAAGGCCGCGCGGTACGCGAACGTCGTCAAACCCGGCCGCACGCATCTGCAGGATGCGGTGCCGATCACCTACGGGCAGGAGATCGGCGGGTGGGGGAGCCGCATCAAGGGCGCCGCCGCGCGTCTGCGCGCCGGCCGCACGGAGCTGTGCGAGCTTGGCATCGGCGGCACCGCCGCGGGGACCGGGCTGAACGCCGATCCACAGTTCCGCGAGCGCGTCTGCCGCTATCTCGCGGAGTGGTACGGCGAGCCGATCGTGCCGACGAAGGACCTGTTCGCGTCAATGCAGTCGATGGCGCCATTCGTGCGCATCTCCAGCGGCATGCGGACCGCCTCGATCGAGCTCTCACAGATGTGCAACGACATCCGCATCCTCGTGTCGGGGCCCAGGACCGGATTTGGCGAGCTTGTGATCCCGGCGGTGCAGCCGGGCTCGTCGATCATGCCGGGCAAGATCAACCCGGCGATCGCCGAGATGGTCAACCAGGTCTGCTTCCAGGTCATAGGCAATGACGCGACGGTCGCGTGGGGTGCACAGGCCGGGCAGCTCGAGCTGAACGTGATGATGCCGGGCATCAACTACGCGGTGTGCTTCTCCGCGACGATCCTCGCGAACGCGGTGCGGCAGCTGCGCACGCGGACGATCGAGGGCATGCGCGTCGACGAAGCTCGCGTGAAGGAGCTCATGGACTCGAGCCCATCGCTCATCGTGACCGCGCTCACGCCGCACGTCGGATACGCGAAGTCGGCGGCCCTGGTGAAGCGCGCGCTCGCCGAGCGGCGACCGCTCATCGATGTCGCGCTCGACGAGAAGGTCCTGCCTGAAGACAAGCTGCGCAAGATCCTCGACGCGCTCCCGATGACGAAGGGCGGCGTGCAGTGA
- a CDS encoding cupin domain-containing protein — protein MIAGPKIDGHSGSVRVRSTVAFEAKQKIPYFLGVSGKTAGAKDLSLSLIVVPPKGKAEPHTHSEFESAIYVISGRAVHHWGDRLQHSMETVAGDFLFVAPGVPHYPENPYDEPVIAVVARNDPDEQEHVIPFAEK, from the coding sequence GTGATCGCGGGTCCGAAGATCGATGGGCACAGCGGATCGGTCCGCGTGCGCAGCACCGTGGCCTTCGAGGCGAAGCAGAAGATCCCGTACTTCCTCGGCGTGTCGGGAAAGACCGCGGGCGCGAAAGACCTCTCGCTGAGTCTCATCGTCGTTCCGCCGAAGGGGAAGGCCGAGCCGCACACGCACAGCGAGTTCGAAAGCGCGATCTATGTGATCAGTGGCAGGGCGGTCCACCACTGGGGCGATCGTCTGCAGCATTCGATGGAGACGGTGGCCGGGGACTTCCTCTTCGTCGCGCCCGGTGTCCCGCACTATCCCGAGAACCCCTACGACGAGCCGGTCATCGCGGTCGTCGCGCGCAACGACCCCGACGAGCAGGAGCACGTGATCCCGTTCGCCGAGAAATGA
- a CDS encoding DUF1643 domain-containing protein gives MTGGASFSRDGRYRYRLWRRWDRSRPAIAFCMLNPSTADARRDDPTIRRCIGFARDWGYGGIEVVNIFALRATDPRELRSARDPVGPRNDAFMLRAAAQSPVVIAWGVHGVLRGRDAKALRLFGPRARLLALGHTRSGAPRHPLYLRRDAEATKYAPA, from the coding sequence ATGACCGGCGGCGCTTCGTTCTCGCGTGACGGCCGCTACCGCTACCGCCTCTGGCGACGCTGGGACCGGTCGCGGCCGGCGATCGCGTTCTGCATGCTCAACCCCTCGACGGCCGACGCACGCCGAGACGACCCGACGATCCGACGATGCATCGGCTTCGCCCGCGACTGGGGCTATGGCGGTATCGAGGTGGTCAATATCTTCGCGCTGCGTGCGACGGATCCGCGCGAACTGCGATCGGCCCGCGATCCGGTCGGTCCGCGGAACGACGCGTTCATGCTGCGGGCTGCGGCGCAGTCGCCGGTCGTGATCGCCTGGGGCGTGCATGGCGTGTTGCGCGGTCGAGACGCCAAGGCGCTACGGCTCTTCGGTCCGCGCGCGCGACTCCTCGCGCTCGGACACACTCGATCTGGAGCGCCGCGCCACCCGCTCTACCTGCGGCGCGATGCAGAGGCCACGAAGTACGCGCCGGCCTGA
- a CDS encoding peptidylprolyl isomerase, protein MKRRSVLHGFVAGVALAACGSTAQSGGTKTGGTTTATPTPGGKATQATVELVKGGSFTFTLRPDKAPQTVERFAGKANSGFYNNLTFHRVEDWVVQGGDPKGTGTGGDRVPSEYNDLSFKLGAVGIARGQDPAFNNDSQWFVVKKDSTFLDKQYTNFGQVTSGMDVVAGIKIGDKIKSIKIG, encoded by the coding sequence ATGAAGCGTCGCTCCGTCCTACATGGGTTCGTCGCCGGCGTTGCGCTGGCGGCCTGCGGCTCGACCGCGCAGAGCGGCGGTACCAAAACAGGAGGGACTACCACGGCAACTCCAACACCCGGCGGCAAAGCGACACAGGCGACCGTCGAGCTCGTGAAGGGCGGCTCGTTCACGTTCACACTCCGGCCGGACAAGGCGCCACAGACCGTCGAACGGTTCGCCGGGAAGGCGAACAGTGGGTTCTACAACAACCTCACGTTCCACCGAGTTGAGGACTGGGTCGTCCAGGGCGGCGATCCGAAAGGCACCGGGACCGGCGGAGACCGCGTGCCCAGCGAGTACAACGACCTCTCGTTCAAGCTCGGCGCGGTCGGCATCGCACGCGGGCAGGACCCGGCCTTCAACAATGACAGTCAATGGTTCGTCGTGAAAAAGGACTCCACATTCCTCGACAAGCAGTACACGAACTTCGGCCAGGTGACGTCGGGCATGGATGTGGTCGCCGGCATCAAGATCGGCGACAAGATCAAGTCGATAAAGATCGGGTAG
- the hisS gene encoding histidine--tRNA ligase, which produces MPTFQAPRGTRDLLPEEAAAMDALQAVVQARALRYGYARISTPIIENRDVFVKGVGEGSDIVGYEMYEVGQRGEGGLTLRPEGTAAVTRALLENGLHKSPQPIRFFYWEPMFRGQRPQLLRFRQFWQWGLECYGAPEPAADVEIIDFANGLFAEVGFTAFELEINTIGDEGCQAKLKIALGEYFSKHREALSPQSQRRLDTNVLRVLDSKEPQDREIVAGAPKLRDILCDEDKKHFAEVQDGLTRLGIAYKVVETLVRGLDYYTRTVSEFVLTDPEFRKGSDIAVAAGGRYDGLVRRMGGPDLSGTGIAGGVDVLHYALKQQGVRVAEEPKADVYVVSGQPDDVADRTQVANPLREKGFRVAIDYSSRSLERQLESAIKHGASVAVIRGTPEARGGNLIVRDLIKREQRVTKLAAVVTEVGRHAPKYPKPTLWKPPANPDDHEPGAAGEAPFLTDPRV; this is translated from the coding sequence ATGCCCACCTTTCAGGCGCCCCGCGGGACGCGGGACCTGCTCCCCGAAGAAGCGGCTGCGATGGATGCGCTCCAGGCCGTGGTGCAGGCGCGCGCGCTCCGCTACGGCTACGCGCGGATCAGCACGCCGATCATCGAGAACCGCGACGTCTTCGTGAAGGGCGTGGGCGAGGGGAGCGACATCGTCGGGTACGAGATGTACGAGGTCGGCCAGCGCGGCGAAGGCGGACTCACTCTTCGACCGGAGGGCACCGCTGCGGTAACGCGCGCGCTGCTCGAGAACGGCCTGCACAAGTCGCCGCAGCCGATCCGCTTCTTCTACTGGGAGCCGATGTTCCGCGGACAGCGACCGCAGCTCCTTCGCTTCCGTCAGTTCTGGCAGTGGGGCCTCGAGTGCTACGGCGCTCCCGAGCCCGCAGCGGACGTTGAGATCATCGACTTCGCGAACGGCCTGTTCGCGGAGGTCGGCTTCACCGCGTTCGAGCTCGAGATCAACACGATCGGTGACGAAGGGTGCCAGGCGAAGCTCAAGATCGCGCTCGGCGAGTACTTCTCGAAGCACCGCGAAGCGCTGAGTCCGCAGTCGCAGCGGCGCCTCGACACGAATGTGCTTCGCGTGCTGGATTCGAAGGAGCCGCAGGATCGCGAGATCGTCGCCGGCGCCCCGAAGCTGCGAGACATCCTGTGCGACGAGGACAAGAAGCACTTCGCCGAGGTGCAGGACGGACTGACGCGCCTGGGGATCGCGTACAAGGTCGTGGAGACGCTGGTGCGCGGACTCGACTACTACACGCGCACCGTCTCAGAGTTCGTGCTGACCGATCCCGAGTTCCGCAAGGGCAGCGACATCGCCGTCGCGGCCGGCGGGCGCTACGACGGCCTGGTGCGGCGGATGGGTGGGCCCGACCTGAGCGGCACCGGGATCGCCGGGGGCGTCGATGTCCTCCACTACGCGCTGAAGCAGCAGGGAGTGAGGGTGGCCGAGGAACCGAAGGCGGACGTGTACGTCGTGTCGGGCCAGCCGGACGACGTCGCCGATCGCACGCAGGTCGCGAACCCGCTGCGCGAGAAGGGCTTCCGGGTGGCGATCGACTATTCCTCTCGCTCGCTCGAAAGGCAGCTCGAGAGCGCGATCAAGCACGGCGCGAGCGTCGCGGTGATCCGTGGCACCCCGGAGGCGCGCGGCGGCAACCTCATCGTGCGCGACCTGATCAAGAGGGAGCAGCGGGTCACCAAGCTGGCCGCGGTGGTGACCGAGGTCGGTCGACACGCGCCGAAATATCCGAAGCCAACGCTTTGGAAGCCGCCGGCAAACCCCGACGATCACGAGCCCGGCGCTGCCGGCGAGGCGCCCTTCCTCACGGACCCGAGGGTCTAG